Proteins from one Romboutsia sp. CE17 genomic window:
- the pheA gene encoding prephenate dehydratase — MDTLECYRLEIDEIDKQMTSLFEKRMNLSKKICEYKIKKNMPVYQKDREDKVIKKNISYLKDKDYELFLKNYYTNIMYLSRLIQNKIINKKEFKFKDIVPKVKYENYRIGYQGVSGSFSEEAMNIYFKETISSKHYSNFEDLFIALKGNEIDYAIIPVENSSTGGISKVYDLLNKYDFYIVGEECIKINQNLVGIKGSEIEDIKEVYSHPQGFEQSSEFFTQYNKLKLIPYSNTAISAKLVSELNDKSKAAIASDKAAKIYNLDIIKENINDIEDNYTKFAIIGKDLELNSNCNKSSMIFSIEHEVGSLYNILGYFARHNINLTKIESRPIKNTPWKYLFYVDIEGNINDSNVIDSIEIVKEECEYFKFLGSYPKCKI; from the coding sequence ATGGATACACTAGAATGCTATAGACTAGAAATAGATGAAATTGATAAGCAGATGACTAGCTTATTTGAAAAGAGAATGAACCTTTCAAAAAAAATATGTGAATATAAAATTAAAAAAAATATGCCAGTGTATCAAAAGGACAGAGAGGATAAAGTTATAAAAAAGAATATATCTTATTTAAAGGATAAAGATTATGAGCTTTTTTTGAAGAACTATTATACTAATATAATGTATCTAAGTAGATTAATTCAAAATAAGATTATAAATAAAAAAGAATTTAAGTTTAAGGATATAGTACCAAAGGTAAAGTATGAAAATTATAGAATTGGTTATCAAGGGGTAAGTGGATCTTTTAGCGAAGAAGCAATGAATATTTATTTTAAAGAAACAATTAGTTCCAAGCATTATTCAAACTTTGAAGATCTTTTTATAGCTTTAAAAGGTAATGAAATTGATTATGCAATTATTCCTGTAGAGAATTCATCAACAGGTGGAATAAGCAAAGTATACGATTTATTAAATAAATATGATTTTTATATTGTTGGGGAAGAGTGTATAAAGATAAATCAAAATTTAGTTGGAATAAAAGGAAGTGAGATAGAAGATATAAAGGAAGTTTATTCTCATCCTCAAGGATTTGAACAAAGTAGTGAATTTTTTACACAATATAATAAATTAAAGTTAATACCATATTCAAATACAGCTATATCAGCAAAACTAGTGAGCGAGTTAAATGATAAATCAAAGGCAGCTATTGCATCTGATAAAGCAGCTAAAATTTATAATTTAGATATTATAAAAGAGAATATAAATGATATTGAAGACAACTATACGAAGTTTGCTATTATAGGTAAAGATTTAGAACTAAATAGTAATTGTAATAAATCAAGTATGATTTTTTCTATAGAGCATGAAGTAGGTAGTTTATATAATATACTAGGTTACTTTGCAAGACATAATATAAATCTAACTAAGATAGAGTCAAGACCGATAAAGAATACTCCATGGAAGTATTTATTTTATGTAGATATTGAAGGTAATATTAATGATTCAAATGTAATAGATTCAATAGAAATAGTAAAAGAAGAATGTGAGTATTTTAAATTTTTAGGTAGCTACCCAAAGTGTAAAATTTAA